In Nitrospira sp., one genomic interval encodes:
- the smc gene encoding chromosome segregation protein SMC: MYLKSLEMLGFKSFAEAKIQFPKGITAIVGPNGSGKSNVVDSILWVLGEQSTKTLRSERMEDVIFNGTELRKPLGLVEVSLIIGGLGELRLDSISGLPSQLGEYQELMITRRLYRNGDSEYLINKTPCRLKDIRNVLIETRAGSKGHTVIEQGRIEQILQASPQDRRELIEETAGIVRYKKQKSEALRKLESTQQNLLRVRDIVAEVKKQLNSLERQARQARTYQTLQQEVRGLEIELLSRDYRTMRADLEAVEREAGEVEAQETEQITEQARLDTEQEAIRLRMTEAAEVMARVRDRLAATEQRQSQALTAAEVERNRTELFERQRTQAGQEMDRLVGEQEQAQAEIEELRGLLLQLEGDIAAQEGQFQQADAEAKTLAGQRAAAVAEEERARRDVLNLAVLAANTEQSLTQVTVRGQEAAARAERVAQEREAVAQQVAGLNEQRQLLSAQREEAGRQIGELMAERQTATERIDALGTRIAGLDRDVVRFSEEVAGVESRLGTLQAVVREEMGYGKEGEEDGTALKACEGVHEALAEWLVIPPGLDRAVETILGDRVHGWLVDTPAEGFRAVEFLKGKDLGRGSFLPQHLRWTSEASPAASTTWWPALEGRPGVVGRAVDLIRATGESETALRYLFDGIVIVDSLAVALSLWQEQQGAAVPGPTFVTLSGETLDAAGVMTGGGGGIGAGLLQRRREVLELEARRTQAVEALEQARAAREDASLELGVVRDDEQRLARAIREAEMLELSLQKDDAGVERQCGELHRRVGRLGEELQQTVAEQAKLEEELRSSQAQLAQWVAEKNGQEVGLARLRERLQTIETQSMTVQQRLTEVRLALEGMRGRRAHSANDVARFTQRLETAHQRSRELEEQVAGLVQSIEESREEQTRQEALCRELGAEVDGIKAELVATQEQQAQEMAGLHAVEEALAAVRQRLSALHDRRMAAEIRKAEVKTQLSTIESTLVGTYQLDPASLLVAAGDGQAAGEDEAPQVSPTLLETPQLREQIQKIRERLDRMGAINLAAIDEHRELEERYQFLTTQEQDLSTSIASLKEIIQRINRTTKDMFVETFNELQEKFREVFTQFFPGGRAELQLIEEPPEGETEEAGGREPGVEIVAQPPGKRLKSITMLSGGEKTLTAMALLIASFLIRPTPFCILDEIDAPLDEENIGRFTAVLRSLSTSAQFLVITHNKRTMAMADSLFGVTMQEPGVSTLISVKLADLQPV; this comes from the coding sequence GTGTATCTGAAGTCATTGGAAATGCTCGGCTTCAAGTCGTTTGCAGAGGCGAAAATTCAATTTCCCAAAGGCATCACGGCCATCGTCGGCCCGAACGGCAGCGGCAAAAGCAACGTGGTCGATTCCATTCTCTGGGTGCTGGGCGAACAGAGCACGAAAACACTGCGCAGTGAGCGGATGGAAGACGTGATCTTCAACGGCACTGAACTTCGGAAGCCTCTGGGCCTAGTGGAGGTCTCCCTGATCATCGGGGGGTTGGGAGAGTTGCGGTTGGACTCGATCTCCGGCTTGCCCAGCCAGCTGGGTGAGTATCAGGAATTGATGATTACGCGACGGCTCTACCGCAACGGCGACAGTGAATACCTCATCAACAAGACCCCCTGTCGACTCAAGGACATTCGGAATGTTTTGATCGAGACCAGAGCCGGGTCGAAGGGGCACACGGTGATCGAGCAGGGCCGGATCGAGCAGATCCTGCAGGCATCTCCGCAAGATCGGCGCGAGCTGATCGAGGAAACCGCCGGCATCGTGCGGTACAAGAAGCAGAAAAGCGAGGCGCTTCGAAAGTTGGAGTCCACACAGCAGAACCTGCTGCGTGTGCGGGACATTGTGGCCGAGGTGAAAAAGCAGCTGAACTCGCTGGAGCGGCAGGCGCGGCAGGCCCGAACATACCAGACCCTCCAACAGGAAGTGCGCGGGCTCGAGATCGAGTTGCTGTCACGCGACTATCGGACGATGCGTGCGGACTTGGAGGCCGTCGAACGCGAGGCGGGCGAGGTGGAGGCTCAGGAAACGGAACAGATCACCGAACAGGCTCGCCTGGATACCGAACAGGAAGCCATTCGGCTACGTATGACCGAAGCGGCGGAGGTGATGGCGCGGGTGCGTGACCGGTTGGCGGCTACGGAGCAGCGGCAGTCTCAGGCCCTGACGGCGGCGGAGGTGGAGCGGAATCGGACGGAACTGTTCGAGCGGCAACGGACGCAGGCTGGGCAGGAGATGGATCGGCTCGTGGGGGAGCAGGAGCAGGCACAGGCCGAGATCGAGGAACTTCGCGGCTTGCTGCTCCAGTTGGAAGGCGACATTGCGGCGCAGGAGGGGCAGTTCCAGCAGGCCGACGCTGAAGCCAAGACGCTGGCCGGCCAACGTGCCGCTGCCGTGGCGGAAGAAGAACGCGCCCGGCGTGATGTGTTGAATCTCGCCGTGTTGGCGGCCAACACCGAGCAAAGCCTCACTCAGGTGACGGTGCGGGGGCAGGAAGCCGCCGCTCGGGCCGAGCGGGTGGCGCAGGAGCGGGAAGCTGTGGCCCAGCAGGTGGCCGGCTTGAATGAACAGCGGCAACTCCTGAGCGCGCAACGCGAGGAGGCCGGCCGGCAGATCGGCGAGCTGATGGCCGAGCGTCAGACGGCGACCGAGCGGATCGACGCGCTCGGGACCCGCATTGCCGGGCTCGATCGCGACGTCGTCCGTTTTTCCGAAGAGGTGGCCGGTGTCGAGTCTCGCTTGGGGACGCTGCAGGCGGTGGTGCGCGAGGAGATGGGGTACGGCAAGGAGGGAGAGGAGGACGGCACTGCCTTGAAGGCCTGCGAGGGCGTGCATGAAGCGCTGGCTGAGTGGCTGGTGATTCCGCCCGGCCTCGATCGTGCCGTCGAGACGATTCTCGGCGACCGTGTGCACGGGTGGTTGGTGGATACGCCGGCCGAGGGCTTCCGCGCGGTGGAGTTTCTCAAGGGAAAAGACTTGGGACGGGGCTCGTTCCTGCCTCAGCACTTGCGTTGGACATCCGAGGCCTCCCCTGCAGCCTCGACCACATGGTGGCCGGCGCTGGAGGGGCGTCCCGGGGTGGTGGGACGGGCGGTGGACTTAATCAGGGCGACCGGCGAGTCGGAGACGGCGCTCCGGTATCTGTTCGACGGCATCGTGATCGTCGACTCCTTGGCCGTGGCCCTCTCGCTCTGGCAAGAGCAGCAGGGCGCGGCTGTTCCTGGACCGACCTTCGTCACGCTCTCCGGCGAAACTCTGGACGCCGCCGGTGTCATGACTGGCGGGGGGGGCGGGATCGGGGCGGGGTTGTTGCAGCGGCGACGGGAAGTGCTCGAGTTGGAAGCGCGCCGAACTCAGGCGGTGGAGGCGCTCGAGCAAGCCAGGGCGGCCCGTGAGGACGCGTCGCTCGAATTGGGCGTGGTGCGTGATGACGAGCAACGGCTTGCGCGGGCCATTCGCGAAGCGGAAATGCTGGAACTCTCCCTCCAGAAGGACGATGCCGGGGTGGAACGACAGTGCGGTGAGTTGCACCGTCGTGTGGGTCGCCTGGGCGAGGAACTCCAACAGACGGTGGCAGAGCAGGCGAAGTTGGAGGAGGAACTGCGTTCCAGTCAGGCTCAGCTCGCGCAATGGGTGGCGGAAAAAAACGGGCAAGAGGTGGGGCTGGCCCGCTTGCGCGAACGACTGCAGACGATCGAAACCCAAAGCATGACCGTCCAGCAGCGGCTGACTGAGGTCCGCTTGGCGCTCGAGGGGATGCGCGGGCGTCGGGCGCACAGTGCGAACGATGTCGCACGCTTCACGCAGCGGCTTGAAACGGCGCATCAGCGAAGCCGGGAATTGGAGGAACAGGTGGCCGGGTTGGTCCAGTCGATCGAAGAGAGCCGGGAGGAACAGACTCGGCAGGAGGCCCTGTGCCGAGAGCTGGGGGCCGAGGTCGACGGAATCAAGGCGGAGTTGGTGGCTACGCAGGAACAACAGGCTCAGGAAATGGCCGGGCTCCATGCGGTGGAAGAGGCATTGGCGGCGGTTCGGCAGCGGCTGTCCGCTCTGCACGATCGGCGCATGGCGGCGGAGATCCGAAAGGCAGAGGTCAAGACCCAGCTCTCGACGATCGAAAGCACCTTGGTCGGCACCTATCAATTAGATCCTGCTTCGCTGCTTGTCGCAGCGGGAGACGGTCAGGCGGCAGGAGAGGACGAGGCGCCCCAAGTCTCGCCGACGTTGTTGGAGACGCCGCAATTACGGGAACAGATCCAAAAGATCCGCGAGCGGTTGGATCGCATGGGTGCCATCAACCTAGCCGCCATCGATGAACATCGCGAACTGGAGGAGCGGTATCAGTTCTTGACGACCCAGGAGCAGGACCTCTCGACTTCCATCGCTTCGCTCAAGGAGATCATCCAGCGGATCAACCGGACGACCAAGGACATGTTCGTCGAGACCTTCAATGAACTGCAGGAGAAGTTTCGCGAGGTCTTCACCCAATTCTTCCCGGGCGGTCGCGCCGAGCTGCAGCTCATCGAAGAGCCGCCGGAAGGGGAGACGGAGGAGGCCGGGGGGCGGGAGCCCGGCGTGGAGATCGTCGCGCAGCCGCCGGGCAAGCGGCTGAAGAGCATCACCATGTTGTCCGGCGGGGAGAAGACGTTGACGGCGATGGCGCTCTTGATCGCGAGCTTTCTGATTCGTCCGACGCCGTTCTGCATTTTGGACGAAATCGACGCGCCGCTCGACGAAGAGAACATCGGACGGTTCACGGCGGTGCTGCGCAGTCTCTCGACTTCGGCGCAGTTCCTGGTCATTACGCACAATAAGCGGACGATGGCCATGGCCGATTCATTGTTCGGCGTCACGATGCAGGAACCGGGTGTGTCGACGTTGATTTCGGTGAAGTTGGCGGATCTGCAGCCGGTCTGA
- the ispH gene encoding 4-hydroxy-3-methylbut-2-enyl diphosphate reductase, producing the protein MKIYLANPRGFCAGVDRAIDIVDLSLKKYGAPIYVRHEIVHSRHVVNSLRQKGAVFVEELNEVPEGSVVIFSAHGVAKSVWQEAQSRRLHVIDATCPLVIKVHNEVNRDYTQGYELILIGHAGHPEVIGTLGQIPDKFHLVSSVEDVEKLHVEDTQNLSYVTQTTLSVDECRDIVEALHQRFPNIKGPHQEDICYATQNRQNAVKALSKLVDVILVIGSPNSSNSNRLRELGEHCGIPSYLIDAASDIDPAWLKDAKAVGISAGASAPEVLVTEVVAYLKTLGSSKEVEELTVIEEDVEFLLPKELVTIESASRVAAPAN; encoded by the coding sequence ATGAAGATCTATTTAGCGAATCCACGCGGATTTTGCGCAGGCGTTGACCGCGCGATCGATATCGTCGACCTCTCGTTGAAAAAGTACGGCGCTCCCATCTACGTGCGCCATGAAATCGTCCATAGCCGCCACGTCGTCAATTCGCTCCGGCAAAAGGGCGCGGTGTTCGTGGAGGAGTTGAATGAGGTGCCAGAGGGATCGGTCGTGATTTTCAGCGCGCACGGCGTGGCGAAGTCCGTCTGGCAGGAAGCGCAGAGCCGCCGGCTCCACGTCATCGACGCGACCTGCCCTCTCGTCATCAAGGTGCACAACGAGGTCAATCGCGACTACACCCAGGGGTATGAACTGATCCTCATCGGCCATGCGGGACATCCGGAGGTGATCGGCACCTTGGGGCAGATTCCCGACAAGTTCCATTTGGTCTCGTCGGTCGAAGACGTCGAAAAGCTGCATGTCGAGGATACGCAAAACCTCTCCTATGTCACGCAGACGACGCTCAGCGTCGATGAGTGCCGTGACATCGTCGAGGCGCTGCATCAACGGTTTCCGAACATCAAGGGGCCGCACCAGGAAGATATTTGTTACGCCACCCAGAATCGGCAAAATGCCGTCAAGGCCCTCTCCAAGCTGGTCGATGTCATTCTCGTGATCGGGTCGCCCAACAGCTCCAACTCGAACCGCCTTCGGGAACTCGGCGAACATTGCGGAATTCCCTCCTACCTCATCGATGCCGCGTCGGACATTGACCCGGCGTGGTTGAAAGATGCCAAGGCCGTCGGCATTTCCGCTGGGGCGTCGGCGCCGGAAGTCTTGGTAACCGAGGTGGTGGCCTACCTGAAGACGTTGGGGTCGTCGAAAGAGGTCGAAGAGCTGACCGTGATTGAAGAAGACGTCGAATTCCTGCTGCCGAAGGAGTTGGTGACTATCGAATCAGCTTCACGCGTCGCTGCGCCAGCGAACTGA
- a CDS encoding response regulator transcription factor produces MSTGNHKKILIVEDEKDILQLVKLYLEKEGYRTVSAMTGTEGLRQVKAEHPDLIILDLMLPEMDGLEVCKRIRLNQDTALLPILMLTAKAEESDTVIGLELGADDYVTKPFSPKALVARVKALLRRLEWNAAHPHTHYQYGPLTVDLSRHEVRLNGQEVTLTAKEFGLLEHLLRNLGRVLTRDVLLNAVWGYDYYGTTRTVDVHVRRLKQKIPLLNDAIVSIKSLGYKLRESDMPA; encoded by the coding sequence ATGTCGACAGGCAACCACAAGAAAATACTGATCGTGGAAGACGAGAAGGACATTCTCCAACTCGTGAAACTCTACCTCGAAAAAGAAGGTTATCGGACGGTCTCGGCGATGACGGGAACCGAAGGCCTCCGCCAAGTCAAGGCCGAGCACCCCGACCTCATCATCCTTGATCTCATGCTGCCCGAAATGGACGGGCTGGAGGTCTGCAAGCGCATCCGCCTGAATCAGGACACCGCTCTCCTGCCCATTCTCATGCTGACCGCCAAGGCCGAAGAGTCCGACACGGTGATCGGTTTGGAACTCGGCGCAGACGATTACGTCACGAAACCCTTCAGCCCCAAAGCGCTGGTAGCCCGGGTGAAGGCGTTGCTCCGCAGGCTCGAATGGAACGCAGCCCATCCCCACACGCACTATCAATACGGCCCCCTGACCGTCGACCTCTCGCGCCATGAAGTTCGCCTGAACGGGCAAGAAGTCACCCTCACGGCCAAGGAGTTCGGGCTGTTGGAGCATCTGCTGCGCAATCTCGGGCGCGTGCTCACGCGCGACGTGCTGCTCAACGCGGTGTGGGGGTATGACTATTACGGCACCACCCGCACGGTCGATGTTCACGTGCGTCGGCTGAAGCAGAAGATCCCGCTTCTGAACGACGCCATCGTGTCGATCAAGTCTCTCGGATACAAGCTTCGCGAATCCGACATGCCTGCATGA
- a CDS encoding DUF47 domain-containing protein gives MFGLIPREEAFFDLFKNAAHNMIEGSRLLKDMTEDFRNPVEKAERIKEVEHIGDGITHEIARKLNQTFITPIDREDIHDLASALDDILDVVEAIADRFVLYKVTAPTEAAIKLANVLYQAAVEVGATVDLLGKSHPTVTECSVRVNSLENEADRISRDAISALFEKETDPIAVIKWKEIYENFEAGTDRCEDVANILERIALKHT, from the coding sequence ATGTTCGGTCTCATTCCTCGTGAAGAAGCCTTTTTCGATCTCTTCAAGAACGCGGCGCACAATATGATCGAGGGCAGTCGTTTGCTGAAGGATATGACGGAGGATTTCCGCAATCCGGTTGAGAAGGCCGAGCGCATCAAAGAAGTCGAACACATCGGTGACGGCATCACCCATGAGATTGCGCGGAAATTGAATCAAACCTTCATTACGCCCATCGATCGTGAAGACATCCACGACCTAGCCAGCGCGCTCGATGACATCTTGGACGTCGTCGAAGCCATTGCCGACCGATTCGTGCTCTACAAGGTGACGGCGCCGACCGAAGCGGCGATCAAGCTAGCCAATGTGTTGTATCAAGCGGCAGTGGAAGTGGGGGCGACGGTCGATCTGCTGGGGAAATCGCACCCCACCGTCACGGAATGCAGCGTGCGGGTGAACAGCCTTGAAAATGAAGCCGATCGAATTTCGCGTGATGCCATTTCCGCCCTGTTTGAAAAGGAAACCGATCCCATCGCGGTGATCAAGTGGAAAGAGATCTACGAGAATTTCGAAGCGGGGACCGATCGCTGCGAAGACGTGGCCAACATTCTGGAGCGGATCGCCCTCAAACATACCTGA
- a CDS encoding inorganic phosphate transporter, with the protein MAELSGLLLIVVVLALLFDFSNGWHDSANAIATVVSTRVVSPTTAVLVAGVLNVAGAFMSTAVAKMVGTGIVDPQSVTQVVVASALAGAIVWNFMTLMLGLPTSSSHALIGGLVGAALAHGGTAAVKFSGLRAVLEAMVLSPFFGFAIGLVLMVILSWIFFRVPRAIALRLFSRMQLISASFMAFSHGANDAQKAMGIITLALVSSGVLQTAEVPTWVIGSCAVAMGLGTAVGGWRIVRTLGMRIVKLEPVHGFAAETGAAIVLLATAHFGLPVSTTHTITSTVMGVGAVKRLSAVRWGVTRRILSAWLFTLPGAALLAVVCYLILSKAA; encoded by the coding sequence ATGGCTGAATTGAGCGGGCTGTTGTTGATCGTCGTCGTACTGGCCCTACTCTTCGACTTTTCGAACGGCTGGCATGACAGCGCCAATGCCATTGCGACGGTGGTTTCCACCCGCGTGGTGAGTCCGACGACGGCCGTACTCGTGGCGGGAGTACTCAACGTCGCCGGAGCGTTCATGTCGACGGCGGTGGCCAAAATGGTCGGCACGGGTATCGTCGATCCCCAGTCGGTCACTCAGGTGGTGGTGGCCTCGGCGTTGGCCGGTGCGATCGTATGGAATTTCATGACGTTGATGCTGGGGCTTCCCACCAGCTCTTCGCATGCCCTGATCGGCGGTTTGGTCGGTGCGGCCTTGGCGCACGGCGGGACGGCGGCCGTGAAGTTTTCCGGACTGCGGGCCGTGCTGGAAGCCATGGTGTTGTCTCCGTTCTTCGGCTTCGCGATCGGCCTCGTCCTGATGGTCATCCTGAGCTGGATTTTTTTTCGCGTGCCGCGGGCGATCGCCCTGCGATTGTTTTCACGGATGCAGTTGATCTCCGCCAGCTTCATGGCCTTCAGCCATGGCGCCAATGACGCGCAGAAAGCCATGGGCATCATCACCTTGGCGTTGGTGTCGTCCGGCGTGTTGCAGACGGCGGAGGTCCCCACCTGGGTGATCGGATCCTGCGCCGTGGCGATGGGGCTTGGGACGGCGGTCGGGGGCTGGCGCATCGTGCGAACCTTGGGCATGCGCATCGTGAAGCTGGAGCCGGTCCATGGGTTTGCCGCCGAGACCGGCGCGGCGATCGTGTTGCTGGCGACCGCGCATTTCGGCCTTCCGGTCAGTACCACGCACACCATTACCTCTACGGTGATGGGCGTCGGGGCGGTCAAACGACTGTCGGCGGTCCGTTGGGGCGTGACGCGGCGGATTCTCTCCGCCTGGCTGTTCACGCTGCCGGGTGCTGCCCTGCTCGCGGTGGTGTGCTACCTGATCTTGTCGAAGGCGGCGTAA
- the shc gene encoding squalene--hopene cyclase, whose product MRLLKSFFNRLSDGLLVQVPSRIRAARDFASEPVLRLVGGKSNGSVAVDSSSKRAPSHPSGQLEALEEALRKSQTWFLARQNATEGYWVAELEADTTLTSEYLMLRRFMNCVDPEREQKAVRYFKSAQLPSGGWPIYHGGPADISASVKAYFALKLSGVSPNEPFMEAARKCILDMGGVTAANVFTKIALALFGQYDWRGVPSMPPEIMLLPKRFYFSIYAISYWSRAVVIPLLIIFAKRPLCRIPKEQGIDELYKEPLDQIDYSAFPPFKKDRTWFTAKNFFITLDGLLKIYDRSPVEWLRQQALKRAESWMLDHMKGSGGLGAIYPAMANSVVALNCLGYANDDPLVVKAMQEIEELEIHDRVQENGQSVDAMHLQPCHSPIWDTALLINALVEAGMPSDHPVLQKAGEWLLSKQTKTVGDWIISSPGAEPGGWYFQFENELYPDVDDSAVVLMALAKVRLPDEARQYQAMCRGYRWVVSMQGSDGGWGAYDVDNNRIVFNYIPFADHRALLDPSTADLAGRCLEMLATLGYDWTHPSVASALAFLKKDQEADGSWYGRWGVNYIYGTWSVLSGLRAIGEDVSSPSIRRAVAWLESKQNPDGGWGESCLSYADLSQSGRGESTPSQTAWALLALMAGGVTDSFSLARGIHYLIRNQRKDGSWEEVRHTGTGFPRVFYLRYHWYCQYFPLWALAMYRNLKTRGTTRAEELRLQAYHSGQFRSPR is encoded by the coding sequence ATGCGACTTCTGAAGAGTTTCTTCAATCGTCTCTCTGATGGTCTGCTGGTGCAGGTGCCCAGTCGGATCAGGGCTGCCCGTGATTTTGCCTCGGAACCCGTCTTGCGCCTCGTCGGCGGGAAATCCAACGGTTCAGTGGCGGTCGATAGCTCGTCGAAGCGGGCGCCGTCCCATCCGAGCGGTCAGCTCGAAGCCTTGGAGGAAGCGCTGCGCAAGAGCCAAACCTGGTTCCTCGCGCGCCAGAACGCGACCGAAGGGTACTGGGTGGCCGAACTGGAAGCCGACACGACCCTCACCTCCGAGTACCTCATGCTGCGGCGGTTCATGAATTGCGTCGATCCCGAGCGTGAGCAGAAGGCGGTGCGGTACTTCAAGTCCGCCCAACTGCCGAGCGGGGGCTGGCCCATTTATCACGGTGGCCCGGCCGATATCAGCGCCTCGGTGAAAGCTTACTTCGCCTTGAAGCTCAGCGGAGTCTCGCCGAACGAGCCCTTCATGGAGGCGGCGCGAAAGTGCATCCTCGACATGGGGGGCGTGACCGCGGCGAACGTGTTTACGAAGATCGCCTTGGCGCTCTTTGGGCAGTACGACTGGCGCGGTGTCCCTAGCATGCCGCCCGAGATCATGCTCCTGCCCAAGCGGTTCTACTTCAGCATCTACGCGATTTCTTATTGGTCACGCGCGGTCGTCATTCCGCTGTTGATCATCTTTGCCAAGCGGCCGCTGTGCCGAATTCCCAAGGAGCAAGGCATCGACGAGCTGTACAAGGAGCCGCTGGACCAGATCGATTACAGCGCGTTCCCTCCGTTCAAGAAGGATCGCACCTGGTTCACAGCCAAGAACTTCTTCATCACTCTGGACGGGTTGCTCAAGATCTATGACCGTTCCCCGGTGGAGTGGCTCAGGCAACAGGCACTCAAGCGCGCCGAATCCTGGATGCTCGACCACATGAAGGGAAGCGGCGGCCTCGGTGCGATTTATCCCGCCATGGCGAATTCCGTCGTGGCGTTGAATTGTCTCGGGTATGCCAACGACGATCCGCTGGTGGTCAAGGCGATGCAGGAAATCGAAGAGCTCGAAATCCACGATCGGGTGCAGGAGAACGGCCAGAGTGTCGACGCCATGCATCTGCAGCCCTGCCACTCGCCCATTTGGGATACGGCGTTGCTCATCAATGCGCTGGTGGAGGCCGGTATGCCTTCCGACCATCCGGTCCTGCAGAAGGCCGGCGAGTGGTTGCTGTCGAAACAAACCAAAACCGTGGGAGACTGGATCATTTCCTCCCCAGGCGCGGAACCGGGTGGCTGGTACTTCCAGTTCGAGAACGAATTGTATCCCGACGTGGACGACTCGGCCGTGGTCCTGATGGCTCTCGCCAAAGTGCGCCTGCCGGATGAGGCGCGTCAGTATCAAGCGATGTGTCGCGGATACCGTTGGGTTGTGTCCATGCAGGGGTCCGACGGCGGATGGGGCGCCTACGATGTCGACAACAATCGCATCGTCTTCAATTACATCCCCTTCGCCGACCACCGCGCGCTGCTGGATCCCAGCACGGCCGATTTGGCGGGACGCTGCCTGGAGATGCTGGCGACCTTGGGCTATGACTGGACCCATCCCTCCGTGGCCTCGGCCCTGGCCTTCTTGAAGAAGGATCAGGAGGCGGATGGCAGCTGGTACGGCCGCTGGGGCGTCAACTACATCTACGGCACCTGGTCGGTGTTGTCGGGGTTGCGCGCCATCGGTGAAGATGTGTCGTCTCCCTCTATTCGTCGAGCGGTGGCCTGGCTGGAATCCAAACAGAATCCGGACGGGGGCTGGGGAGAATCCTGCCTCTCGTACGCCGATCTCTCACAGAGCGGGCGCGGCGAGAGCACGCCCTCGCAGACGGCCTGGGCCCTATTGGCCTTGATGGCGGGTGGTGTGACCGATTCATTCAGCTTGGCCCGCGGCATTCACTATCTCATTCGGAACC
- a CDS encoding HAMP domain-containing protein — MNLGIRWKVTLGTLAAVLAGLLLAGWLVVRSIEQTEMSRIADMLEVRGALAAMSLRPLFTFPGQAVPSSLLHNTVMELSRQARVRITIIRQDGTVLADSAVSPEGLADIDNHLSRPEVSMALAAGLGTDIRASQTTGERTYYVALLLVPPAAKQAGTPVVRLGLPLTSIDERVRYVQGNLAAAFGAAFLVAMALSLWVSRNLTKPLSDMAAAARRLAGGTLGGRLAVSSTDEVGLLAETLNQMTEQLELKIKEVSDDRAQLLAMLIAMVEGVMVLDYRGTVVQVNPALERMFSLGLTESRGRHYADLIRHEGLNALVSSVLQTRTGQGGEITLSPSGRCLRVEASIAGGSQEHEACAVFVFHDITELRRLEKIRKDFVANVSHELRTPLTSIKGYVEALLDGGKDDPETATGFLEIIMRQSNRLNLILDDLLQLSQIESGQVLFRHEPVELRALLERTLAVIKPLADKKRHRLELSLPKDPVLVLGDEERLVQVFINLLENAVKYTPDDGRIAITLHSAPQGTVTAEHSMVEVVVADSGIGIPEGDRPRVFERFYRVDKARSRELGGTGLGLAIVKHIVEAHHGQVWVEGNDPRGSRFVVRLPLSRELFTPPSTRSGSTPPRAGQHPAA; from the coding sequence ATGAACCTCGGCATCCGCTGGAAAGTCACTCTCGGCACCCTGGCCGCCGTCCTTGCCGGCTTGCTCCTTGCCGGTTGGCTGGTCGTTCGTTCGATCGAACAGACGGAGATGAGTCGGATCGCGGACATGCTTGAGGTCCGCGGCGCGCTCGCCGCTATGTCCCTCCGACCGCTGTTCACCTTCCCTGGCCAGGCTGTCCCCTCGTCCCTGCTCCACAACACCGTGATGGAACTGAGCCGACAGGCGAGGGTCCGGATCACCATCATTCGGCAGGACGGCACCGTTTTGGCCGATAGTGCGGTCTCTCCTGAGGGTCTCGCGGACATCGATAACCATCTGTCTCGTCCGGAAGTGTCGATGGCGTTGGCAGCCGGCCTCGGGACGGACATTCGAGCCAGCCAGACGACGGGCGAACGGACTTATTATGTGGCGCTGCTACTGGTGCCGCCGGCCGCCAAACAGGCCGGCACGCCGGTTGTCCGACTCGGATTGCCGCTCACCTCGATAGATGAACGGGTCCGGTACGTTCAAGGCAACTTGGCCGCCGCATTCGGGGCGGCCTTTCTCGTCGCCATGGCGCTGAGCCTGTGGGTCTCGCGCAACCTGACGAAACCACTGTCGGATATGGCCGCCGCCGCCCGCCGGCTGGCCGGCGGCACGCTCGGCGGCAGGCTGGCCGTCTCATCGACGGACGAGGTCGGCCTCCTGGCGGAGACCCTCAATCAGATGACCGAACAGCTGGAGTTGAAGATCAAGGAAGTGTCCGACGATCGTGCGCAACTCCTGGCGATGTTGATCGCCATGGTGGAAGGCGTAATGGTCTTGGACTATCGCGGGACGGTCGTACAGGTCAATCCGGCACTCGAACGAATGTTCTCCCTGGGGCTGACGGAATCACGCGGGCGCCACTATGCCGACCTCATCCGACACGAAGGCCTGAATGCCCTCGTGTCGTCCGTGCTTCAGACCCGCACGGGCCAAGGCGGTGAAATCACCCTGTCGCCGAGCGGCCGCTGTCTGCGCGTGGAGGCCTCGATCGCCGGCGGGAGTCAGGAACACGAGGCCTGCGCAGTCTTCGTCTTCCACGACATCACGGAGCTGCGGCGGCTGGAAAAGATCCGCAAGGACTTCGTGGCCAACGTGTCGCACGAACTCCGCACCCCGCTGACTTCGATCAAGGGTTACGTGGAGGCGCTGTTGGACGGCGGGAAAGACGACCCGGAGACGGCCACGGGCTTTCTGGAAATCATCATGCGGCAGAGCAATCGGCTCAACCTCATTCTGGACGACCTCCTCCAGCTCTCCCAGATCGAATCCGGTCAGGTGTTGTTCCGGCACGAACCGGTGGAACTGCGCGCACTGTTGGAACGGACCCTGGCCGTGATTAAACCCCTAGCCGACAAAAAGCGGCACAGGCTCGAGCTATCGCTGCCCAAGGACCCGGTCCTCGTCCTGGGCGATGAGGAGCGGCTGGTACAGGTGTTCATCAACCTGCTGGAAAATGCGGTCAAGTACACGCCCGACGACGGCCGCATTGCCATCACGCTCCATTCGGCGCCTCAAGGCACCGTCACAGCGGAGCACTCGATGGTCGAGGTCGTGGTAGCGGACTCAGGGATCGGCATTCCGGAGGGAGACCGCCCTCGCGTGTTCGAACGGTTCTACCGTGTGGACAAGGCCCGTTCGCGTGAGCTGGGGGGCACCGGCCTGGGGCTTGCCATCGTGAAACACATTGTAGAGGCGCATCACGGACAGGTGTGGGTGGAGGGAAACGATCCCAGAGGCAGCCGATTCGTCGTGCGGCTTCCGTTGTCGCGCGAATTGTTTACGCCGCCTTCGACAAGATCAGGTAGCACACCACCGCGAGCAGGGCAGCACCCGGCAGCGTGA